The sequence GGTTGACGCCGCGAATCGTCACTCTGACGTGATGTCCCGAGACTCGCCGCAGAGCCCCCCTGCCGCTGCCGCATCCGGCCGACACGCCCGTGTGTGCCGCCCGGTTCGCTGAGCACCGCCGCCTCCCAGCCCCGACGGTCGGCCCGGCCCGAGGGGCCGCCGCCCCGCCCGCTCGCCGCGGAAGGACGTACCCACCCGTGACCGCAACGCACGACCTCGCCTCGGCCGGCCCGGACGCCCCCGACATCGACCCGGACGTCTTCCGCTCGGTCTTCCGCCGCCATGCCGCGGGCGTCGCCGTGGTCACCGCCCAGGGCGTGCACGGTCCGGTCGGCTTCACCGCGACCTCGCTCGTCTCGGTGGCCGTCGAACCCCCGCTGTTCTCCTTCGGCATCAGCGTCGGGTCCTCCTGCTGGCCGGCGCTCTCCACCGCCGAGCACGTCGGCGTGCACGTCCTCGGCGACCACCAGCGCGAACTCGCCGCGGTCTTCGCCCGCTCGGGGGCGGACCGGTTCGGGCCGCCGACCGGCTGGTCGTCCGGCCCGCACGGAGTGCCGTTGCTCGACGGCGTGGCCGCCTGGCTGGTCGGCCGGGTGGTGGGCCGGGTGCCGGCCGGCGACCACCGGATCGTGGTGGCCCGGGCCGTCGCCGGCGACCCGCACGGGCCCGGCGGGCCGCTGGTCCACCATCAGGGCGGGTACCACCGGTTGTTCCACTGAACGGGACAGGTGGGCGCGTCGGGCACGTCACAGTTCAAGGCCCTTGCGCCTGGGTAAGCACCTCTGTGTACTGACGAGTAATATATTCGGCGGGGTAGTAGCCGTGCCCTGGCAGGGAGCCGCCACCGCGGGCGCCTAACCTGGGCAGTTCACGAAGACGTGCAGGACGGAAGCAGTAGGAGAGCAGGCGTGAGCTTGAGGATCGTAGTCGCAGTGAAGTATGTGCCCGACGCCACGGGTGACCGTCACTTCGCCGAGGACCTGACCACCGACCGCGACGCGGTCGACGGCCTGCTGTCGGAGCTTGACGAGTACGCCGTGGAGCAGGCGCTCCAGATCGCGGAGGCCGCCGACGACGCGGAGGTCACCGCGGTCACGATCGGCCCCGAGGACGCGCGCGGCGCGGTGCTGAAGGCGCTGCAGATGGGCGCGGCGAAGGGCGTGCACGTCGAGGACGACGCGCTGCACGGCACCGACATCATCGGCACCTCGCTGGTGCTGGCCAAGGCCATCGAGCACATCGGCTACGACCTGGTCGTCACCGGCATGGCGTCCACCGACGGCACCGCGGGCGTGGTGCCGGCGCTGCTGGCCGAGCGGCTGGGCATCCCGCAGGTGACGCTGCTGTCGGAGGTCGCGGTCGCCGACGGGAAGGTCACCGGCCGCCGTGACGGTGACGTGGCGAGCGAGGAACTGGAGGCGGCGCTGCCGGCGCTGGTGTCGGTCACCGACCAGTCCGGCGAGGCCCGTTACCCGTCCTTCAAGGGCATCATGGGCGCGAAGAAGAAGCCGCTGGAGACGCTCGACCTGTCCGACCTCGGTGTGGACGCGGCCGAGGTGGGTCTGGGCGGCGCCTGGACCGCGGTGCAGGACGCCACGGCGCGCCCCGCGCGCAGTGCGGGCACGATCGTCAAGGACGAGGGCGAGGGCGGCAAGCAGCTCGCCGAGTTCCTGGCCGCGCAGAAGTTCATCTGAGCCTCGGCCGCGCCGCCGCCCCATCCGATGGCCCGCCGCCCCTTCCCGAATTCGCAGGAGAACGATTCCCATGGCTGAAGTCCTCGTCTACGTCGACCACGTGGACGGTGCCGTCCGCAAGCCGACCCTCGAACTGCTCACCCTCGCCCGCCGGATCGGCGAGCCTGTCGCGGTCCACCTCGGCCCGGGCGCCGAGGCCGCCGCGGCCGTGCTCGGCGAGCACGGCGCGACCCGCGTACTGGCCGCCGACGCGCCGGAGTTCGCGGACTACCTCGTCGTCCCCAAGGTCGACGCGCTCGAAGCCGCCGCGAAGGCCGTGAACCCGGCCGCGGTGCTGGTGCCGTCCTCCGCGGAGGGCAAGGAGATCGCCGCGCGCCTGGCGCTGCGGCTCGGCTCGGGCATCATCACCGACGCCGTCGACGTGGAGGCCGGCGCGGACGGCCCGGTCGCCACCCAGTCGGTGTTCGCCGCCGCCTTCACCACCAAGTCCACGGTGCGCAAGGGCACTCCGGTGATCACCGTCAAGCCGAACGCCGCGCCGGTCGAGTCCGCGCCGGCCGCCGGCACCGTCGAGCCGCTGACGGTCGCCTTCGGCGAGCTGGCCACCGGCACCAAGGTCGTCTCGCGCACCGCGCGCAAGTCCTCCGGGCGGCCGGAGCTGACCGAGGCCGCGATCGTGGTCTCCGGCGGCCGCGGGGTCAACGGCGCGGAGAACTTCTCCGTGATCGAGGCGCTCGCCGACTCGCTGGGCGCCGCGGTCGGCGCCTCGCGCGCGGCGGTCGACGCCGGCTGGTACCCGCACAGCAACCAGGTCGGCCAGACCGGCAAGTCGGTCTCCCCGCAGCTCTACATCGCCAACGGCATCTCCGGCGCGATCCAGCACCGGGCCGGCATGCAGACCTCGAAGACCATCGTCGCGGTCAACAAGGACGCCGAGGCGCCGATCTTCGACCTCGTCGACTACGGCGTGGTCGGCGACCTGTTCAACGTCGTCCCGCAGCTCACCGATGAGGTCAAGGCCCGCAAGGGCTGAGCCGCTTGAACGCATGTCGGTCCCCGCGCTGCTGTGGTGCGCGGGGGCCGACGCGCGTCCGGGAGGCCGATGCGCGCGTCCGCGGGGCCGATGCGCCCCCGCGCGACCCGACCGACGCGAGCCGCCGCCCTGTTGACCGGTGCGTACGCCCCCGCTAGCTTGCATTTCAACGATTTGTTGAATTCCGGGAGGGTGCAGATGCCGGCCGTGACGACACTCGCAGACGCCGTACGCACGCGGATCGGCGCCGCGCTGGCCGGCACCGACGCGGAGTTGGCCCGCCGCTACCCCGGCGACCGCGCCACCCGCCAGCCCGTGCACACCGTGTACGTGCCCGCCGACGCCTTCGACGCCGGCACCGTGCGCGCCTGGGGCGACCGGGCGCTCGCCGCGCTCGACACCCACGCGCCCGACCCGGCCGCGTTCGGCACCGTGCTCGGCCTGTCCGGCGAACTCGCCGCCGACGTCTACGACCTGGTCCGCGCCAAGCTGCGCCGCGAGCCCGTCGAGGACCTGCGGATCGACTTCGAGGACGGCTACGGGGTGCGCCCGGACGCGGAGGAGGACGCCACGGCCGTCGCCGCCGCCCGTACGGTCGCCGCCACCGTCGCCGACGGCACCGCGCCGCCGTACGTCGGCATCCGCATGAAGTGCATGGAGGCCGCCGTACGCGACCGCGGCATCCGCACGCTCGACCTGTTCCTGACGACCCTGCTCGACGGCGGCGCGCTGCCGGACGGGCTCCTCCTCACCCTGCCCAAGGTCACCTTCCCCGAGCAGGTCGCCGCGATGGCCGACCTGTGCGAGGAGTTCGAGCGGGCCGCGGGGCTACCCGAGCGGCGGCTCGGCTTCGAGATCCAGATCGAGACCACCCAGGCCATCCTCGGCCCCGACGGCACCGCCACCGTGCCCCGCCTCATCGACGCCGCCCGCGGCCGCGCCACCTCGCTGCACTACGGCACCTTCGACTACAGCGCCGCCTGCGGGGTCAGCGCCGCCCACCAGTCCCTGGACCACCCGGCCGCCGACCACGCCAAGGCGGTCATGCAGGTCGCCGCGGCCGGCACCGGCGTACGCCTCTCCGACGGCTCCACCAACGTGCTCCCGGTCGGCTCCACCACCGACGTGCACTCCGCCTGGCGGCTCCACCACGGCCTGGTACGCCGCTCCCTCGCCCGTGCGTACTACCAGGGCTGGGACATGCACCCGGCCCACCTCCCCACCCGCTACGCGGCCACCTACGCCTTCTACCGCGAGGGCCTGGCCGCCGCCACCGCCCGCCTCGCCGCGTACACGGCCGACTCCACCGGCACCGCGGACTCGGCGGGTCCCGCGACCTCCGCGGTCCTCGACGAGCCCGCCACCGCCCGCGCCCTCGCGGCCTACCTCCTGCGCGGCCTCGACTGCGGCGCCCTCACCCCCGCGGAGCTCCCCGCCCCCACCACCCTCGCGGCCCTCGCCGGCCGCTGACCCCCCGGGCGCCCCGGCTCTGTCACCCCCCCCGGGACCACCCGCCGGGCGGGAGGGTGCCGGGGTCCGACGTCGGAGCCGGGGCGTGGGCGGTCGGTCGCGAGGCCGATCGCGCGGCGCACGGCGACGAAGCGCGGACCGTCGTTCTCACCGGTCGCCGCGACCGCCGGCGGGTCCCCGGGCAACGTCGTCAGCTCCACGCCCAGGCCGTTGGCGAGCGCGTGCAACGTGGGCAGTCGCGCCGAGTGCTTGCGCCGCTGCTCCAACTGCCGGATGACGTCCACCGACACACCGGAACGCTCCGCCAGTTGCTCCTGCGTGAGATCGGCCAATCGCCGCAAGCGACGCAGCGTCCGTCCCAGGTCTTCACTCGCCACACCTTTAAGGTATGCCGACGGGCCCCGGGCTCACGTGTTGTCTGCGTTCGGCCGCCGCTCCGGGAAACGACGGCACCAGGCCCCGGACGGATCGCTCACCGCTCGGGCGGGAACTCGCCCGAGCCGCGCTCGATCAACCGGACCGGCAGCTCGGTCCGGCTCGCCTCGTCCGTCGCGATCCCGTCCAACCGCCGGAACAACTGCTGCGCGGCGACCCGCCCGATGCCCGGCGCGTCCTGCGCCACCACCGTGATCGCCGGGTCAAGCACATCCGCCAGCTCGAAATCGTCGAACCCGACGAGCGCGATCCGCTCCGGCCGCCCCGCGAGCACGCGCACCGCGGTGACCGTCACCCGGTTGTTCCCGGCGAAGAGGGCCGTCACCGGCTCCACCCCGTTCAGCATCGCGTCGAGCGCCGCCTCGACCCGCTCCGGCGTGGTCGGCCCCATGGCGTACCACTCGGGCCGTACGGTCAGCCCGGCCGCCGCCATCGCCTCGCGGTACCCCCGCAGCCGTTCACCCGCGGTGTGGATGCCGGGCTGGTCGCCGATGAACCCGATCCGCCGGTGGCCGTGCGCGATCAGATGCGCGACGCCCTCCCGCGTACCGCCCGCGTTGTCCGTGAGCACCACGTCCGCGTCCAGCCGCCCGGCCGGCCGGTCCACGAAGACCGTCGCGACCCCGGCCGCGATCTCCGGCAGGAGGTAGCGGTGGTCGTCCCCGGCCGGCACCACGACCAGCCCGTCCACCCGCCGCGCGCAGAACGCCAGCACGAGCTCCTGCTCCCTGCGCGGGTCCTCCGCGCTGGACCCGGTGAACAGCAGCGCGCCGTGCGAGCGCGCCACGTCCTCCACGGCCCGGCTGAGCGCCGCGTAGAAGGGGTCCGCGAGGTCCTCCAGCACCAGGCCGACGCTCGCCGTACGCCGCGTCCGCAGCAGTCGCGCGCTGTCGTTGCGCCGGAACCCCAGCGCGTCGATGGCGGCCTGAACGCGGGCGGCGGTATCAGGTGTCACGCCGGGTTCCTCGTTCACCACCCGCGACACCGTCTTGAGGCCGACGCCCGCCCGCGCGGCGACATCCTTCATCGTGGGCCGGGGGGTACGTCCTGGTGTTTGGGTCACGGTCGTAGTATTCCCTGCGACAAGAGATGGACAACGTTGTCACGATCAGGCGAGACTACCCTCGTCCGCACCCTTGTCGATACGGCCCCTACAACCCACGTAGTACGAACGCCCAGCGACCGAATATCTACGCTCCGCGCACATCCGACCGCCACAGAACGTACACAGAACGCAGGAAGGGACAGACCGCAGTGGGGACCGAGTGCCGACCGCGGTCCGCCGCTCGCCGACCACACGCACCACGCATCACGCCCCCGTTCACTCCCGCCACACCCGCCCCCACGACCCCCCCACACACACGACGCATGACGAAGCGCCCACCGCGGGCACGACGCACGCACAACGCACAAGGAGACGCCGCAGCGATGCACCCTGACAGCGCGACCGGTCCGATCGTGGCCGCACTGGACATCGGCGGCACCAAGATCGCCGGGGCCCTCATCGACGCCGAGGGGCGGTTGCTGGCGCGCGCGCTGCGCCCGACGCCCGGCAGCGCGGACGGCGAGCGGGTGATGGCCGCGGTCGACGAGGTGCTCGCCGAACTGCGCGCCGCCCCGCACTGGCCCGGGGCCGTCGCGGTCGGCATCGGCAGCGCCGGTCCGGTGGACGCGGCGCAGGGCACCGTCAGCCCGGTCAACGTGCCCGGCTGGCGCGACTTCCCGCTCGTACCGCGGGTCTCGGCGGCGGCCGGCGGCCTGCCCGTCGTACTGACCGGCGACGGTGTCGCGATGACCGCCGCCGAGCACTGGCAGGGCGCGGCCCGCGGCTACGACAACGCGCTGTGCATGGTGGTGTCCACCGGTGTCGGCGGCGGTCTGGTGCTCGGCGGTGCCCTCCTGCCCGGGCCGACCGGCAACGCCGGGCACATCGGGCACATCAGCGTGGACCTCGACGGCGACCCGTGCCCGTGCGGGTCGCGCGGCTGCGTGGAGCGGATCGCCAGCGGCCCCAACATCGCCCGGCGCGCGGTCGAGGAGGGCTGGCGGCCGCCGGCCGGCGCGCAGCCGACCGCCGCCGCGGTCGCCGCGTCCGCCCGCCAGGGCGACCCGGTCGCCCTGGCGTCGTTCGACCGCGCCGCCCAGGCCCTCGCCGCCGCCATCGCGGCGACCGCCACGCTCGTCGA comes from Streptomyces sp. NBC_00448 and encodes:
- a CDS encoding flavin reductase family protein; protein product: MTATHDLASAGPDAPDIDPDVFRSVFRRHAAGVAVVTAQGVHGPVGFTATSLVSVAVEPPLFSFGISVGSSCWPALSTAEHVGVHVLGDHQRELAAVFARSGADRFGPPTGWSSGPHGVPLLDGVAAWLVGRVVGRVPAGDHRIVVARAVAGDPHGPGGPLVHHQGGYHRLFH
- a CDS encoding electron transfer flavoprotein subunit beta/FixA family protein; its protein translation is MSLRIVVAVKYVPDATGDRHFAEDLTTDRDAVDGLLSELDEYAVEQALQIAEAADDAEVTAVTIGPEDARGAVLKALQMGAAKGVHVEDDALHGTDIIGTSLVLAKAIEHIGYDLVVTGMASTDGTAGVVPALLAERLGIPQVTLLSEVAVADGKVTGRRDGDVASEELEAALPALVSVTDQSGEARYPSFKGIMGAKKKPLETLDLSDLGVDAAEVGLGGAWTAVQDATARPARSAGTIVKDEGEGGKQLAEFLAAQKFI
- a CDS encoding electron transfer flavoprotein subunit alpha/FixB family protein, yielding MAEVLVYVDHVDGAVRKPTLELLTLARRIGEPVAVHLGPGAEAAAAVLGEHGATRVLAADAPEFADYLVVPKVDALEAAAKAVNPAAVLVPSSAEGKEIAARLALRLGSGIITDAVDVEAGADGPVATQSVFAAAFTTKSTVRKGTPVITVKPNAAPVESAPAAGTVEPLTVAFGELATGTKVVSRTARKSSGRPELTEAAIVVSGGRGVNGAENFSVIEALADSLGAAVGASRAAVDAGWYPHSNQVGQTGKSVSPQLYIANGISGAIQHRAGMQTSKTIVAVNKDAEAPIFDLVDYGVVGDLFNVVPQLTDEVKARKG
- a CDS encoding DUF6986 family protein, which translates into the protein MPAVTTLADAVRTRIGAALAGTDAELARRYPGDRATRQPVHTVYVPADAFDAGTVRAWGDRALAALDTHAPDPAAFGTVLGLSGELAADVYDLVRAKLRREPVEDLRIDFEDGYGVRPDAEEDATAVAAARTVAATVADGTAPPYVGIRMKCMEAAVRDRGIRTLDLFLTTLLDGGALPDGLLLTLPKVTFPEQVAAMADLCEEFERAAGLPERRLGFEIQIETTQAILGPDGTATVPRLIDAARGRATSLHYGTFDYSAACGVSAAHQSLDHPAADHAKAVMQVAAAGTGVRLSDGSTNVLPVGSTTDVHSAWRLHHGLVRRSLARAYYQGWDMHPAHLPTRYAATYAFYREGLAAATARLAAYTADSTGTADSAGPATSAVLDEPATARALAAYLLRGLDCGALTPAELPAPTTLAALAGR
- a CDS encoding LacI family DNA-binding transcriptional regulator, with product MKDVAARAGVGLKTVSRVVNEEPGVTPDTAARVQAAIDALGFRRNDSARLLRTRRTASVGLVLEDLADPFYAALSRAVEDVARSHGALLFTGSSAEDPRREQELVLAFCARRVDGLVVVPAGDDHRYLLPEIAAGVATVFVDRPAGRLDADVVLTDNAGGTREGVAHLIAHGHRRIGFIGDQPGIHTAGERLRGYREAMAAAGLTVRPEWYAMGPTTPERVEAALDAMLNGVEPVTALFAGNNRVTVTAVRVLAGRPERIALVGFDDFELADVLDPAITVVAQDAPGIGRVAAQQLFRRLDGIATDEASRTELPVRLIERGSGEFPPER
- a CDS encoding ROK family protein; translated protein: MHPDSATGPIVAALDIGGTKIAGALIDAEGRLLARALRPTPGSADGERVMAAVDEVLAELRAAPHWPGAVAVGIGSAGPVDAAQGTVSPVNVPGWRDFPLVPRVSAAAGGLPVVLTGDGVAMTAAEHWQGAARGYDNALCMVVSTGVGGGLVLGGALLPGPTGNAGHIGHISVDLDGDPCPCGSRGCVERIASGPNIARRAVEEGWRPPAGAQPTAAAVAASARQGDPVALASFDRAAQALAAAIAATATLVEIHVAVIGGGVSAAGPLLFDPLREHLSRYATLSFAAGVDVVPAKLGTDAGLVGAAAAAAQALQLFPTTA